One Stenotrophomonas oahuensis genomic region harbors:
- a CDS encoding ribbon-helix-helix domain-containing protein, with translation MGTVRWNVAVSADIDKSLRMFLASQGGGRKGDLSRFIEDAVRAYIFDLSAEQAKAANAHLSEAEVAKAVDEALAWARKR, from the coding sequence ATGGGTACCGTTCGTTGGAACGTTGCTGTTTCGGCCGACATTGACAAATCACTGCGAATGTTCTTGGCTAGCCAGGGCGGCGGCCGGAAAGGCGATCTCTCACGCTTCATTGAAGACGCCGTTCGCGCATACATCTTTGACTTGAGCGCGGAACAAGCCAAAGCCGCCAACGCGCATTTGAGCGAGGCGGAAGTCGCCAAAGCTGTTGATGAGGCACTTGCTTGGGCACGTAAGCGCTGA